From one Lotus japonicus ecotype B-129 chromosome 3, LjGifu_v1.2 genomic stretch:
- the LOC130748390 gene encoding uncharacterized protein LOC130748390, translating into MGNCVRKNQISAAQDENEEGTKVEQIMKASSSSPKLEKARRKESKKVRFNVQDQDHRRCKGSGNMRIKLVVTKEELKRMLRNENGNDAPQTSLAQLLSDMKLREKSVSKIEENDGGLNSWRPALESIPEDQSFKI; encoded by the coding sequence ATGGGGAACTGCGTGAGAAAGAACCAAATCTCAGCAGCACAAGATGAGAATGAAGAAGGCACAAAAGTTGAGCAAATAATGAAagcatcttcttcatcacccaAGTTGGAAAAGGCAAGGAGAAAAGAAAGTAAGAAGGTAAGGTTCAACGTGCAAGATCAAGATCATAGACGTTGTAAAGGAAGTGGGAATATGAGGATTAAACTTGTGGTGACCAAGGAAGAGTTGAAAAGGATGTTGAGGAATGAGAATGGGAATGATGCTCCTCAAACTTCATTAGCACAATTGCTAAGCGATATGAAGTTGAGAGAAAAAAGtgtgtccaaaattgaagagaaTGATGGGGGCTTAAATTCTTGGAGGCCAGCTTTAGAATCTATTCCAGAGGATCAATCATTCAAGATTTGA
- the LOC130748780 gene encoding cytochrome P450 704C1-like — MELLFTLMTLIAFSVLGLLLAFLCFIMMIMFMGKSIGDPEYPPVKGTVFHQLFYFTKLHDYHTQMAKTHPTFRLIAPDQSEVYTIDSRNIEHMLRTNFDKYSKGKYNQNIVSDLFGLGIFNVDGDKWRQQRKLGSYEFSTRVLRDFSCSVFRKSAAKLVRLISEFSHEDLVFDMQDLLMRSSLDSIFKVGFGANLNCLEGSSKEGSEFMKAFDESNALIYWRYVDPFWKLKRFLNIGGEAALKRHVKLLDDFVHGVIKTRKAQLELQQDSNVKEDILSRFLMESKKDQTTMTDQYLRDIILNFMIAGKDSSANTLSWFFYMLCKNPLVEEKIAQEVKDFTSSHESEPNIDEFVANLTDATLDKMHYLHAALTETLRLYPAVPTDGRTAEADDVLPDGYKVRKGDGVYYLAYAMGRMSSIWGEDAVEFRPERWLNNGIFQPESPFKFIAFHAGPRMCLGKDFAYRQMKIIAMTLVRFFRFKLANGTQNVNYRVMFTLHMDKGLPLHAIPRS; from the exons ATGGAACTTCTTTTCACCCTGATGACTTTGATAGCTTTCTCTGTTCTGGGTCTCTTACTGGCCTTTTTGTGTTTCATTATGATGATCATGTTCATGGGAAAATCCATAGGAGACCCAGAATACCCACCTGTGAAAGGCACAGTTTTTCACCAGCTATTCTACTTCACCAAACTCCATGACTACCACACTCAAATGGCCAAAACTCATCCAACTTTCAGGCTTATTGCTCCTGATCAAAGCGAGGTGTACACCATAGATTCAAGAAATATTGAACACATGCTGAGAACAAACTTTGATAAGTACTCCAAAGGCAAGTATAACCAGAACATCGTGAGTGATCTTTTTGGTTTGGGTATTTTTAATGTTGATGGTGACAAGTGGAGGCAGCAGAGGAAGCTTGGTAGTTATGAATTCTCCACAAGAGTTCTTAGAGATTTCAGCTGCTCTGTTTTCAGAAAAAGTGCTGCCAAGTTGGTCAGACTCATCTCAGAATTTTCCCATGAGGATCTGGTTTTTGATATGCAA GACTTACTAATGAGAAGCAGTTTGGATTCCATATTCAAAGTTGGATTTGGAGCAAATTTGAACTGCTTGGAGGGATCAAGCAAAGAGGGAAGTGAGTTCATGAAGGCCTTTGATGAATCAAATGCTTTGATTTATTGGCGCTATGTTGATCCATTCTGGAAGCTCAAGAGGTTTCTTAACATTGGTGGTGAAGCTGCCCTTAAGCGCCATGTGAAATTATTAGACGATTTTGTCCATGGAGTCATAAAGACCAGAAAAGCACAGTTGGAACTTCAGCAAGACTCT AATGTTAAAGAGGACATACTATCAAGGTTTCTGATGGAGAGCAAGAAGGACCAAACAACTATGACCGACCAGTATTTGAGGGACATAATTCTGAACTTTATGATAGCTGGCAAGGACTCGAGTGCAAACACTCTTTCATGGTTCTTCTACATGCTCTGCAAGAACCCTCTTGTAGAGGAAAAGATTGCGCAAGAAGTGAAAGATTTCACTAGTAGCCATGAAAGTGAACCCAACATAGATGAGTTTGTCGCCAATTTAACAGATGCCACACTTGATAAAATGCATTATCTTCATGCAGCATTAACAGAGACCTTGAGATTGTACCCTGCAGTCCCTACG GATGGGAGGACCGCAGAAGCCGATGATGTTCTTCCTGATGGGTACAAAGTGAGAAAGGGTGATGGGGTGTACTACTTGGCCTATGCTATGGGTCGAATGTCTTCCATTTGGGGGGAGGATGCGGTGGAATTTCGTCCTGAAAGATGGCTCAACAATGGAATTTTCCAACCTGAATCTCCATTCAAGTTCATTGCTTTCCAT GCTGGGCCTCGTATGTGCTTAGGGAAGGACTTCGCTTACAGACAGATGAAAATAATAGCAATGACTCTTGTTCGTTTCTTCAGGTTTAAACTGGCAAATGGAACACAAAATGTGAATTATAGGGTCATGTTTACCCTTCACATGGACAAGGGCCTCCCCCTCCATGCAATTCCAAGATCTTGA